The Astyanax mexicanus isolate ESR-SI-001 chromosome 7, AstMex3_surface, whole genome shotgun sequence genome has a window encoding:
- the vrk2 gene encoding serine/threonine-protein kinase VRK2 isoform X1, translating into MAPRRKQLPAELPEGCILRDTEKREWRLGKIIGRGGFGLIYLASECGKHMNAPIPENTDFVIKVEFYENGPLFSELKFYQRAAKLDNIKTWKKSRGLDFLGIPTYWGSGHSEFNGIRYRFMVMDRLGTDLQKVIVENGGQLRKQTVLQLGCLMLDVLEYIHDSEYVHADIKGANLLLGHRDPGKVYLADYGLSYRYCPKGEHKEYRENPKKGHNGTIEYTSIDAHKGVASSRRGDLEVLGYCLLHWQCGTLPWLSVLRNPTQVQEAKAKLIADLPDSVLRMSSSSSTTAEVARFFLGVRDLGYKDRPDYQALRKVLIGSGPWGPLDLSRPRAVETARPATNRKNGSQAKSSARSPTRPEPINGDEDGNVAKVKSIPARVRYRAPGEAGKTIEQEPWKAVSTAKKTTKSKPVANCSDEDYDEDYDDHLMSSVRPKAQVGRQQRQRQKHEQLAPVSTTRRTDEDEDEAWLPTRRRQRDQILRPKYNTDVPDHWGRNGHSYDDYSARRPSDEGYWKNQNHTFWEEVDWENDGQQWSRSDYDGRDDWYRHNHSNCNNAQNINRTHWSRKMYAGIVVAVLLIMLAEFF; encoded by the exons ATGGCTCCTAGAAGGAAGCAGCTGCCTGCCGAACTGCCTGAAGGCTGTATTTTGAGAGACACTGAAAAGAGGGAATGGCGTCTTGGCAAAATCATTGGCAGAGGTGGATTCGGACTGATTTATCTGG CTTCAGAGTGTGGGAAGCACATGAATGCACCTATACCAGAAAATACTGACTTTGTGATTAAAGTT gAATTTTATGAAAATGGACCATTATTTTCAGAGCTGAAGTTTTATCAAAGAGCAGCAAAACTGGACAATA ttaaaacctGGAAGAAAAGCAGAGGACTTGATTTTTTGGGTATTCCAACTTACTGGGGCTCTGGACACTCTGAGTTCAATGGAATAAG GTACAGGTTCATGGTGATGGACCGGCTGGGTACTGATTTGCAGAAGGTGATTGTGGAAAATGGTGGACAACTGAGGAAGCAGACTGTGTTGCAGTTAGGTTGCCTCATG CTGGACGTGCTGGAATATATTCATGACAGCGAATACGTCCACGCTGACATTAAGGGTGCCAATCTCTTACTGGGCCACAGAGACCCTGGAAAG GTATACTTGGCTGACTATGGTCTGTCATACAGATACTGTCCAAAGGGAGAGCATAAAGAGTACAGAGAGAACCCAAAGAAAGGACACAATGGCACCATTGAGTATACAAGCATTGATGCACACAAAGGCGTAG CCTCATCCAGACGAGGGGACCTGGAGGTGCTGGGCTACTGCCTGCTCCATTGGCAGTGCGGAACTCTGCCCTGGCTCTCAGTGCTTAGGAATCCAACGCAGGTCCAGGAGGCCAAGGCCAA GCTGATTGCTGACCTGCCAGACTCAGTTCTCCGAATGTCTTCCTCCAGCTCCACTACAG CAGAAGTGGCCAGGTTCTTTCTTGGCGTGAGAGATCTTGGATACAAAGACAGGCCAGACTACCAGGCCCTGAGGAAGGTCCTGATAGGGTCTGGGCCGTGGGGCCCCCTGGACCTCTCCAGGCCGAGAGCAGTGGAGACAGCCAGGCCTGCCACGAACAGG AAGAATGGCAGTCAAGCCAAGTCTTCAGCGAGATCACCAACCAGACCAGAACCGATCAATGGAGATGAAGATGGGAACGTGGCTAAAGTGAAATCAATACCAGCCAGAGTTCGCTACAGAGCCCCAGGAGAGGCAGGAAAGACCATAGAGCag GAACCATGGAAAGCTGTGTCAACAGCTAAAAAAACAACCAAATCTAAACCTGTAGCAAACTGCAGTGATGAAGACTATGACGAGGACTATGATGACCATTTGATGTCAAGTGTCCGTCCCAAAGCACAAGTAGGAAgacaacagagacagagacaaaaacaTGAACAA TTGGCTCCAGTGTCTACAACCAGGAGAacagatgaggatgaggatgaggccTGGCTGCCCACGAGAAGACGACAGAGGGACCAAATTCTTCGCCCGAAGTATAACACAGATGTCCCTGACCACTGGGGAAGAAACGGTCACTCATATGATGACTACAGCGCAAGAAGACCCAGTGACGAGGGCTACTGGAAGAACCAGAATCATACCTTCTGGGAGGAAGTCGACTGGGAGAATGATGGACAGCAATGGAGTAGGAGTGATTATGATGGTAGAGATGACTGGTACAGGCACAATCACAGTAACTGCAATAACGCACAAAACATAAACCGTACACACTGGAGCCGCAAAATGTATGCAGGCATTGTCGTTGCTGTGCTTCTCATTATGCTGGCAGAGTTTTTTTAA
- the vrk2 gene encoding serine/threonine-protein kinase VRK2 isoform X3 — MAPRRKQLPAELPEGCILRDTEKREWRLGKIIGRGGFGLIYLASECGKHMNAPIPENTDFVIKVEFYENGPLFSELKFYQRAAKLDNIKTWKKSRGLDFLGIPTYWGSGHSEFNGIRYRFMVMDRLGTDLQKVIVENGGQLRKQTVLQLGCLMLDVLEYIHDSEYVHADIKGANLLLGHRDPGKVYLADYGLSYRYCPKGEHKEYRENPKKGHNGTIEYTSIDAHKGVASSRRGDLEVLGYCLLHWQCGTLPWLSVLRNPTQVQEAKAKLIADLPDSVLRMSSSSSTTAEVARFFLGVRDLGYKDRPDYQALRKVLIGSGPWGPLDLSRPRAVETARPATNRKNGSQAKSSARSPTRPEPINGDEDGNVAKVKSIPARVRYRAPGEAGKTIEQEPWKAVSTAKKTTKSKPVANCSDEDYDEDYDDHLMSSVRPKAQLAPVSTTRRTDEDEDEAWLPTRRRQRDQILRPKYNTDVPDHWGRNGHSYDDYSARRPSDEGYWKNQNHTFWEEVDWENDGQQWSRSDYDGRDDWYRHNHSNCNNAQNINRTHWSRKMYAGIVVAVLLIMLAEFF, encoded by the exons ATGGCTCCTAGAAGGAAGCAGCTGCCTGCCGAACTGCCTGAAGGCTGTATTTTGAGAGACACTGAAAAGAGGGAATGGCGTCTTGGCAAAATCATTGGCAGAGGTGGATTCGGACTGATTTATCTGG CTTCAGAGTGTGGGAAGCACATGAATGCACCTATACCAGAAAATACTGACTTTGTGATTAAAGTT gAATTTTATGAAAATGGACCATTATTTTCAGAGCTGAAGTTTTATCAAAGAGCAGCAAAACTGGACAATA ttaaaacctGGAAGAAAAGCAGAGGACTTGATTTTTTGGGTATTCCAACTTACTGGGGCTCTGGACACTCTGAGTTCAATGGAATAAG GTACAGGTTCATGGTGATGGACCGGCTGGGTACTGATTTGCAGAAGGTGATTGTGGAAAATGGTGGACAACTGAGGAAGCAGACTGTGTTGCAGTTAGGTTGCCTCATG CTGGACGTGCTGGAATATATTCATGACAGCGAATACGTCCACGCTGACATTAAGGGTGCCAATCTCTTACTGGGCCACAGAGACCCTGGAAAG GTATACTTGGCTGACTATGGTCTGTCATACAGATACTGTCCAAAGGGAGAGCATAAAGAGTACAGAGAGAACCCAAAGAAAGGACACAATGGCACCATTGAGTATACAAGCATTGATGCACACAAAGGCGTAG CCTCATCCAGACGAGGGGACCTGGAGGTGCTGGGCTACTGCCTGCTCCATTGGCAGTGCGGAACTCTGCCCTGGCTCTCAGTGCTTAGGAATCCAACGCAGGTCCAGGAGGCCAAGGCCAA GCTGATTGCTGACCTGCCAGACTCAGTTCTCCGAATGTCTTCCTCCAGCTCCACTACAG CAGAAGTGGCCAGGTTCTTTCTTGGCGTGAGAGATCTTGGATACAAAGACAGGCCAGACTACCAGGCCCTGAGGAAGGTCCTGATAGGGTCTGGGCCGTGGGGCCCCCTGGACCTCTCCAGGCCGAGAGCAGTGGAGACAGCCAGGCCTGCCACGAACAGG AAGAATGGCAGTCAAGCCAAGTCTTCAGCGAGATCACCAACCAGACCAGAACCGATCAATGGAGATGAAGATGGGAACGTGGCTAAAGTGAAATCAATACCAGCCAGAGTTCGCTACAGAGCCCCAGGAGAGGCAGGAAAGACCATAGAGCag GAACCATGGAAAGCTGTGTCAACAGCTAAAAAAACAACCAAATCTAAACCTGTAGCAAACTGCAGTGATGAAGACTATGACGAGGACTATGATGACCATTTGATGTCAAGTGTCCGTCCCAAAGCACAA TTGGCTCCAGTGTCTACAACCAGGAGAacagatgaggatgaggatgaggccTGGCTGCCCACGAGAAGACGACAGAGGGACCAAATTCTTCGCCCGAAGTATAACACAGATGTCCCTGACCACTGGGGAAGAAACGGTCACTCATATGATGACTACAGCGCAAGAAGACCCAGTGACGAGGGCTACTGGAAGAACCAGAATCATACCTTCTGGGAGGAAGTCGACTGGGAGAATGATGGACAGCAATGGAGTAGGAGTGATTATGATGGTAGAGATGACTGGTACAGGCACAATCACAGTAACTGCAATAACGCACAAAACATAAACCGTACACACTGGAGCCGCAAAATGTATGCAGGCATTGTCGTTGCTGTGCTTCTCATTATGCTGGCAGAGTTTTTTTAA
- the vrk2 gene encoding serine/threonine-protein kinase VRK2 isoform X2: MAPRRKQLPAELPEGCILRDTEKREWRLGKIIGRGGFGLIYLASECGKHMNAPIPENTDFVIKVEFYENGPLFSELKFYQRAAKLDNIKTWKKSRGLDFLGIPTYWGSGHSEFNGIRYRFMVMDRLGTDLQKVIVENGGQLRKQTVLQLGCLMLDVLEYIHDSEYVHADIKGANLLLGHRDPGKVYLADYGLSYRYCPKGEHKEYRENPKKGHNGTIEYTSIDAHKGVASSRRGDLEVLGYCLLHWQCGTLPWLSVLRNPTQVQEAKAKLIADLPDSVLRMSSSSSTTEVARFFLGVRDLGYKDRPDYQALRKVLIGSGPWGPLDLSRPRAVETARPATNRKNGSQAKSSARSPTRPEPINGDEDGNVAKVKSIPARVRYRAPGEAGKTIEQEPWKAVSTAKKTTKSKPVANCSDEDYDEDYDDHLMSSVRPKAQVGRQQRQRQKHEQLAPVSTTRRTDEDEDEAWLPTRRRQRDQILRPKYNTDVPDHWGRNGHSYDDYSARRPSDEGYWKNQNHTFWEEVDWENDGQQWSRSDYDGRDDWYRHNHSNCNNAQNINRTHWSRKMYAGIVVAVLLIMLAEFF, translated from the exons ATGGCTCCTAGAAGGAAGCAGCTGCCTGCCGAACTGCCTGAAGGCTGTATTTTGAGAGACACTGAAAAGAGGGAATGGCGTCTTGGCAAAATCATTGGCAGAGGTGGATTCGGACTGATTTATCTGG CTTCAGAGTGTGGGAAGCACATGAATGCACCTATACCAGAAAATACTGACTTTGTGATTAAAGTT gAATTTTATGAAAATGGACCATTATTTTCAGAGCTGAAGTTTTATCAAAGAGCAGCAAAACTGGACAATA ttaaaacctGGAAGAAAAGCAGAGGACTTGATTTTTTGGGTATTCCAACTTACTGGGGCTCTGGACACTCTGAGTTCAATGGAATAAG GTACAGGTTCATGGTGATGGACCGGCTGGGTACTGATTTGCAGAAGGTGATTGTGGAAAATGGTGGACAACTGAGGAAGCAGACTGTGTTGCAGTTAGGTTGCCTCATG CTGGACGTGCTGGAATATATTCATGACAGCGAATACGTCCACGCTGACATTAAGGGTGCCAATCTCTTACTGGGCCACAGAGACCCTGGAAAG GTATACTTGGCTGACTATGGTCTGTCATACAGATACTGTCCAAAGGGAGAGCATAAAGAGTACAGAGAGAACCCAAAGAAAGGACACAATGGCACCATTGAGTATACAAGCATTGATGCACACAAAGGCGTAG CCTCATCCAGACGAGGGGACCTGGAGGTGCTGGGCTACTGCCTGCTCCATTGGCAGTGCGGAACTCTGCCCTGGCTCTCAGTGCTTAGGAATCCAACGCAGGTCCAGGAGGCCAAGGCCAA GCTGATTGCTGACCTGCCAGACTCAGTTCTCCGAATGTCTTCCTCCAGCTCCACTACAG AAGTGGCCAGGTTCTTTCTTGGCGTGAGAGATCTTGGATACAAAGACAGGCCAGACTACCAGGCCCTGAGGAAGGTCCTGATAGGGTCTGGGCCGTGGGGCCCCCTGGACCTCTCCAGGCCGAGAGCAGTGGAGACAGCCAGGCCTGCCACGAACAGG AAGAATGGCAGTCAAGCCAAGTCTTCAGCGAGATCACCAACCAGACCAGAACCGATCAATGGAGATGAAGATGGGAACGTGGCTAAAGTGAAATCAATACCAGCCAGAGTTCGCTACAGAGCCCCAGGAGAGGCAGGAAAGACCATAGAGCag GAACCATGGAAAGCTGTGTCAACAGCTAAAAAAACAACCAAATCTAAACCTGTAGCAAACTGCAGTGATGAAGACTATGACGAGGACTATGATGACCATTTGATGTCAAGTGTCCGTCCCAAAGCACAAGTAGGAAgacaacagagacagagacaaaaacaTGAACAA TTGGCTCCAGTGTCTACAACCAGGAGAacagatgaggatgaggatgaggccTGGCTGCCCACGAGAAGACGACAGAGGGACCAAATTCTTCGCCCGAAGTATAACACAGATGTCCCTGACCACTGGGGAAGAAACGGTCACTCATATGATGACTACAGCGCAAGAAGACCCAGTGACGAGGGCTACTGGAAGAACCAGAATCATACCTTCTGGGAGGAAGTCGACTGGGAGAATGATGGACAGCAATGGAGTAGGAGTGATTATGATGGTAGAGATGACTGGTACAGGCACAATCACAGTAACTGCAATAACGCACAAAACATAAACCGTACACACTGGAGCCGCAAAATGTATGCAGGCATTGTCGTTGCTGTGCTTCTCATTATGCTGGCAGAGTTTTTTTAA